Proteins co-encoded in one Arthrobacter globiformis genomic window:
- the ribD gene encoding bifunctional diaminohydroxyphosphoribosylaminopyrimidine deaminase/5-amino-6-(5-phosphoribosylamino)uracil reductase RibD — MDTALEAALQGPRGANPLVGAVVVGPDGRQLATGYHRGAGTAHAEADAIAAAVSADVDLHGSTMVVTLEPCNHVGRTGPCAQAIIDAGIANVVYAVDDPHDPAAGGAATLRRAGVSVRSGLAAERALELNRRWFQAVDAKRPFVTLHIAQTLDSRIAAEDGTSQWISSPESLADNHGIRNRIDAILVGTQTVLVDNPRLTARDANGDTTGKQPLRAVMGLRDVPEDAAVRGDDGKVLHLPTRDPREALAMLFAAGTRHVMVEGGSRILSAFLAEGLVDELIVYLAPTLLGSGTPALNGLGIGTLAEAQRWEWDAASGGAVQFLGRDLRLHLLPEEATVPHRTQDPPAAAQSTATQSTSTDSLPVRTGAGTAMGGY; from the coding sequence ATGGACACAGCCCTGGAAGCCGCCCTGCAGGGCCCCCGAGGGGCCAATCCGCTGGTGGGCGCCGTCGTCGTCGGCCCTGACGGGCGTCAGCTGGCGACGGGATACCACCGCGGTGCCGGCACCGCGCACGCAGAAGCCGACGCGATAGCGGCGGCGGTCAGCGCCGACGTCGACCTTCACGGGTCCACCATGGTGGTCACCCTGGAGCCGTGCAACCATGTGGGCCGCACGGGACCGTGCGCCCAGGCCATCATCGACGCCGGGATAGCGAACGTCGTGTACGCCGTCGACGACCCCCATGATCCCGCCGCCGGCGGGGCCGCCACCCTGCGGAGGGCGGGGGTCAGCGTGCGCAGCGGACTGGCCGCCGAGCGTGCGCTGGAGCTGAACCGGCGCTGGTTCCAGGCCGTCGACGCCAAGCGCCCCTTTGTCACCCTGCACATCGCCCAGACCCTGGACAGCCGGATCGCGGCCGAGGACGGCACCAGCCAGTGGATTTCCAGCCCGGAGTCGCTGGCCGATAACCACGGCATCCGGAACCGCATCGACGCCATCCTCGTGGGAACGCAGACCGTGCTGGTGGACAATCCCCGCCTGACAGCCCGCGACGCCAACGGCGACACCACCGGAAAGCAGCCGCTGCGCGCGGTCATGGGACTTCGTGACGTGCCGGAAGACGCCGCGGTGCGAGGCGACGACGGCAAGGTCCTGCACCTTCCGACGCGGGACCCGCGCGAGGCCCTGGCCATGCTGTTCGCCGCGGGCACCAGGCACGTCATGGTGGAGGGCGGATCGAGGATCCTCAGCGCCTTCCTGGCCGAAGGACTCGTGGACGAACTCATCGTCTACCTGGCGCCCACACTGCTGGGCTCGGGAACGCCGGCCCTGAACGGCCTCGGCATCGGAACGCTCGCCGAGGCGCAGCGCTGGGAATGGGATGCCGCGTCCGGCGGCGCGGTCCAGTTCCTCGGCAGGGACCTTCGCCTGCACCTGCTCCCGGAGGAAGCCACCGTGCCCCACCGGACCCAGGACCCGCCCGCAGCGGCACAGTCAACAGCAACACAATCAACGTCAACCGATTCACTACCTGTCCGCACAGGAGCGGGCACAGCCATGGGAGGCTACTGA
- a CDS encoding riboflavin synthase, with product MFTGIIAEQGKVLSVDRNGDTSATLRLHAPGTAEALSLGGSIAVNGVCLTATAIDGKDFSVDVMGETLIRSTIGELAAGDPVNLERCVPAGGRLDGHVVQGHVDGVGELLEREPQGNWERLRFGVPQRLARYIAEKGSIAIDGVSLTVTAVSPAAEAAPWFEVGLIPTTLADTGLGAKPAGARVNLEVDVLAKYTERLLAFRSAGLEFTDASKFGTEGSVVTEGGVQL from the coding sequence ATGTTCACCGGAATTATCGCCGAACAGGGAAAGGTCCTCTCCGTGGACCGGAACGGGGACACAAGCGCAACGCTGCGCCTGCACGCCCCCGGCACCGCTGAAGCGCTGTCGCTGGGCGGCTCCATCGCCGTCAACGGCGTCTGCCTCACCGCCACGGCCATCGACGGCAAGGACTTCAGCGTCGACGTCATGGGCGAGACACTCATCCGCAGCACCATTGGCGAGCTTGCGGCGGGCGACCCCGTCAACCTGGAACGCTGCGTCCCCGCCGGCGGGCGCCTTGACGGCCACGTGGTCCAGGGCCACGTGGACGGCGTCGGCGAACTGCTCGAACGCGAGCCGCAGGGAAACTGGGAACGGCTCCGGTTCGGAGTGCCACAGCGGCTTGCACGCTACATCGCGGAAAAGGGGTCTATCGCCATCGACGGCGTCTCCCTCACCGTCACCGCGGTCAGCCCGGCAGCCGAGGCGGCGCCGTGGTTCGAGGTGGGGCTTATCCCCACAACCCTGGCCGACACCGGCCTCGGGGCCAAGCCGGCCGGCGCCAGGGTCAACCTTGAGGTGGACGTGCTGGCCAAGTACACCGAGCGGTTGCTCGCCTTCCGGAGCGCAGGCTTGGAATTCACGGACGCCTCGAAGTTCGGCACGGAAGGCTCAGTTGTCACTGAAGGCGGGGTTCAGCTGTGA
- the ribB gene encoding 3,4-dihydroxy-2-butanone-4-phosphate synthase, with protein sequence MSGELTSVPLRLDPIEDAVRAMAAGRPVLVVDNEDRENEGDIIFAAQHATPALMGWTIRYSSGVICVPLDGARADALELPPMVEVNQDSKGTAYTVSCDAAAGVSTGISATDRALTARVIADPASGPDTLTRPGHIFPLRAVNGGVRERPGHTEAAVDLCRLAGLEPVGVIAEVVYDDGEMMRLDGLRVFAAEHGCPLISIEDLVAYLGAGNRVSSQESTLEASPAGEGETR encoded by the coding sequence GTGTCCGGCGAGCTGACCTCTGTTCCCCTGAGGCTGGACCCGATTGAGGACGCTGTCCGCGCCATGGCGGCCGGCCGGCCGGTGCTGGTGGTGGACAACGAGGACCGGGAAAACGAAGGCGACATCATCTTCGCCGCCCAGCACGCCACGCCGGCGCTCATGGGCTGGACCATCCGGTACAGCTCCGGCGTCATCTGCGTGCCGCTCGACGGCGCCCGGGCCGACGCGCTGGAACTGCCGCCCATGGTGGAGGTCAACCAGGACTCGAAGGGCACCGCCTACACCGTCTCCTGCGACGCCGCCGCCGGCGTAAGCACGGGCATCTCGGCCACCGACCGGGCCCTCACCGCCCGCGTCATTGCCGATCCGGCCAGCGGCCCGGACACGCTGACCCGCCCCGGGCATATTTTCCCGCTGCGTGCCGTTAATGGGGGAGTGCGTGAACGCCCCGGCCACACCGAAGCGGCCGTGGACCTCTGCCGGCTCGCCGGCCTGGAGCCGGTGGGCGTGATCGCCGAAGTTGTGTATGACGACGGGGAGATGATGCGGCTGGACGGCCTTCGGGTTTTCGCTGCCGAGCACGGCTGCCCCTTGATCTCGATCGAGGACCTGGTTGCCTATCTGGGAGCTGGCAACCGTGTATCTTCACAGGAGAGCACTTTGGAAGCCAGTCCGGCCGGAGAAGGGGAAACACGATGA
- the ribA gene encoding GTP cyclohydrolase II: MTASQTAEPSSNGRQPHPVSSGPVVQLPTAFGNFVSQAWTDLVTGAEHLAVSSPNPAKDGKAPLVRLHSECLTGDVFGSYRCDCGEQLAYALELIAENGGTLLYLRGQEGRGIGLANKIKAYALQEAGFDTVEANEQLGLPVDARCYKAAAQILAEMGLHEIRLLSNNPDKQNRLATAGVRVVEMVPTEVPSREQNLRYLQTKKDRMDHLLTLDTETAGLPRTGTDTFDHEQD; encoded by the coding sequence ATGACGGCATCTCAAACAGCGGAACCGAGCAGCAACGGCCGGCAGCCGCATCCGGTGAGCAGCGGCCCTGTGGTCCAGCTGCCCACGGCGTTCGGAAACTTCGTGTCGCAGGCCTGGACCGATCTGGTGACCGGCGCCGAACACCTGGCGGTCAGCTCCCCGAACCCGGCCAAGGACGGCAAGGCGCCGCTGGTGCGCCTGCACTCGGAATGCCTCACCGGCGATGTTTTTGGCTCCTACCGGTGCGACTGCGGCGAGCAGCTCGCCTACGCCCTGGAGCTGATCGCTGAGAACGGCGGGACGCTGCTGTACCTTCGCGGCCAGGAAGGCCGGGGCATCGGGCTGGCCAACAAAATCAAGGCCTACGCCCTGCAGGAGGCCGGGTTCGACACCGTCGAGGCCAATGAGCAGCTCGGACTGCCCGTGGACGCCCGCTGCTACAAGGCTGCGGCGCAGATCCTGGCCGAGATGGGCCTGCACGAGATCCGGCTGCTGAGCAACAACCCGGACAAGCAGAACCGCCTGGCTACCGCGGGTGTCAGGGTCGTCGAGATGGTGCCCACCGAGGTGCCGTCGCGGGAGCAGAACCTCCGGTACCTGCAGACCAAGAAGGACCGCATGGACCACCTCCTGACCCTTGACACCGAGACTGCGGGCCTGCCCCGCACCGGCACTGACACCTTTGACCACGAACAAGACTGA
- the ribH gene encoding 6,7-dimethyl-8-ribityllumazine synthase yields the protein MSGHGAPQIDLTTLDPAETSQLKLAIVAASWHTQIMDGLLDGALRAAKDAGINEPTVLRVPGSFELPVAAARLASHFDAVVALGVVIRGGTPHFDYVCQAATSGLTNVSVSTGVPVGFGVLTCDTEEQGLDRAGLPGSSEDKGHEAVTAALATALLLRQY from the coding sequence ATGAGCGGACATGGCGCACCCCAGATTGACCTCACCACCCTCGACCCCGCGGAAACCTCGCAGCTGAAGCTGGCGATCGTGGCGGCAAGCTGGCACACGCAGATCATGGACGGCCTCCTGGACGGCGCCCTGCGCGCGGCCAAGGATGCCGGCATCAACGAGCCGACGGTGCTGCGTGTCCCGGGCAGCTTCGAGCTTCCGGTCGCCGCCGCGCGGCTGGCATCGCACTTTGACGCCGTCGTCGCCCTCGGCGTCGTCATCCGTGGCGGAACGCCGCACTTTGACTACGTCTGCCAGGCCGCGACGTCGGGACTCACCAATGTCAGCGTCAGCACCGGCGTGCCGGTCGGGTTCGGCGTGCTGACCTGCGACACCGAAGAGCAGGGCCTGGACCGGGCCGGACTGCCCGGATCGTCGGAGGACAAGGGACACGAGGCCGTCACAGCTGCGCTGGCCACGGCACTGCTGCTCAGGCAGTACTAA
- a CDS encoding phosphoribosyl-ATP diphosphatase has protein sequence MKNFETLFAELSEKAATRPEGSRTVAELESGIHGIGKKVVEEAAEVWMAAEYESDEAAAEEISQLLYHLQVLMLAKGLSLEDVYKHL, from the coding sequence GTGAAGAATTTCGAGACGCTGTTCGCAGAACTGAGCGAGAAGGCAGCGACCCGCCCCGAGGGCTCCCGCACCGTCGCCGAACTGGAGTCGGGAATCCACGGCATCGGCAAGAAAGTCGTGGAGGAAGCGGCTGAAGTCTGGATGGCAGCCGAATACGAATCCGACGAAGCCGCCGCCGAGGAGATCTCGCAGCTCCTGTACCACCTGCAGGTCCTGATGCTCGCCAAAGGACTCAGTCTGGAAGACGTCTACAAGCATCTCTAG